A region from the Eleginops maclovinus isolate JMC-PN-2008 ecotype Puerto Natales chromosome 17, JC_Emac_rtc_rv5, whole genome shotgun sequence genome encodes:
- the LOC134879133 gene encoding E3 SUMO-protein ligase ZBED1-like isoform X2, whose amino-acid sequence MGLKECLANWGLKEEAQTCIITDNASNMVKAMGLNQWTRLQCFGHRLHLAIENAVKDEQRIKRATGLCKQLVAVFTHSWKKKAALKQAQQDLNLPQQSLVTECPTRWGSGQKMIGRVLEQSKALCQVLSEDRKTRHLVLTWQDTDVLESVNNDLGPLQEFTDALSGEDYVSVSYLKPVLHLLRTATLAETDQDTNLTKEIKSRALHYIEEKYSDPVTQELLDITSFLDPRFKKSYISEENVPYIKDRVKMEMEQVAQKEQRACVTTHPMPLSAEEEPPSTSTKRKRSLGSFFKTKAVPASSTVQLEDTIKAELDNYLITPTIDGEQDPLAWWRVHNVNFPWLSKLARKYLCIPAMSAPSERLFSASGNIVTCQRASLKPAKVDMLVFLAKNL is encoded by the exons ATGGGGTTGAAGGAGTGCTTGGCCAACTGGGGTCTAAAAGAAGAGGCCCAGACGTGCATAATAACAGACAACGCTTCAAATATGGTCAAAGCAATGGGACTTAACCAATGGACCAGACTGCAGTGCTTCGGACACAGGCTGCATCTTGCAATTG aaaatgctgtcaaagatgagcaaagaaTCAAACGGGCCACAGGACTTTGCAAGCAGCTGGTTGCGGtcttcactcacagctggaagaagaaggcgGCACTAAAACAGGCACAGCAAGACTTGAACCTACCTCAACAGTCACTGGTCACTGAATGTCCGACACGATGGGGCTCCGGGCAGAAAATGATTGGGAGGGTGTTGGAGCAGAGCAAGGCACTGTGCCAGGTTCTgtctgaagacaggaagacgcGGCACCTGGTCCTCACTTGGCAAGACACAGATGTCCttgaatctgtaaacaatgACCTCGGTCCTCTTCAGGAGTTCACAGACGCCCTCTCAGGTGAGGACTACGTAAGCGTGTCATACCTGAAGCCagtgctccatctcctcagaaCAGCAACGCTTGCTGAAACTGACCAGGACACGAATCTCACCAAGGAGATCAAATCAAGAGCTCTCCACTACattgaagagaaatacagcgacccagtgacacaggagctcttggacatcacatccttccttgatccaagattcaagaagagctacataagtgaagagaatgtcccatacatcaaagacagagtgaagatggaaatggaacaggtggcacaaaag gagcagAGGGCTTGTGTCACAACCCATCCCATGCCCCtgagtgcagaagaagaaccaccATCCACCTCTACAAAGCGAAAGCGGTCACTGGGCAGCTTTTTCAAGACCAAGGCGGTCCCTGCTTCCTCTACTGTGCAGTTGGAGGATACCATTAAAGCAGAACTGGACAACTACCTCATAACTCCTACCATTGATGGAGAGCAAGATCCACTGGCCTGGTGGAGAGTGCACAATGTCAACTTCCCATGGCTTAGCAAGTTGGCTCGTAAGTACCTTTGCATACCAGCAATGAgtgcaccatcagagagactgTTCAGTGCCAGTGGCAATATTGTCACATGTCAGCGTGCAAGTCTGAAGCCAGCAAAGGttgacatgttggttttcttggccaaaaatctctga
- the LOC134879133 gene encoding E3 SUMO-protein ligase ZBED1-like isoform X1, with translation MCVCASVYVYKVTTSVRVRIIWGRSAEKFVVKLSLADQLLAQCYFNILFILGRKMNPFIENAVKDEQRIKRATGLCKQLVAVFTHSWKKKAALKQAQQDLNLPQQSLVTECPTRWGSGQKMIGRVLEQSKALCQVLSEDRKTRHLVLTWQDTDVLESVNNDLGPLQEFTDALSGEDYVSVSYLKPVLHLLRTATLAETDQDTNLTKEIKSRALHYIEEKYSDPVTQELLDITSFLDPRFKKSYISEENVPYIKDRVKMEMEQVAQKEQRACVTTHPMPLSAEEEPPSTSTKRKRSLGSFFKTKAVPASSTVQLEDTIKAELDNYLITPTIDGEQDPLAWWRVHNVNFPWLSKLARKYLCIPAMSAPSERLFSASGNIVTCQRASLKPAKVDMLVFLAKNL, from the exons atgtgtgtttgtgcgagtgtgtatgtttacaaggtTACTACAAGTGTGAGAGTTCGTATTATCTGGGGACGAAGCGCCGAGAAGTTTGTTGTCAAGCTGTCGTTAGCTGACCAACTGTTAGcgcaatgctactttaacatactgtttatcctagggagaaaaatgaaccctttcatCG aaaatgctgtcaaagatgagcaaagaaTCAAACGGGCCACAGGACTTTGCAAGCAGCTGGTTGCGGtcttcactcacagctggaagaagaaggcgGCACTAAAACAGGCACAGCAAGACTTGAACCTACCTCAACAGTCACTGGTCACTGAATGTCCGACACGATGGGGCTCCGGGCAGAAAATGATTGGGAGGGTGTTGGAGCAGAGCAAGGCACTGTGCCAGGTTCTgtctgaagacaggaagacgcGGCACCTGGTCCTCACTTGGCAAGACACAGATGTCCttgaatctgtaaacaatgACCTCGGTCCTCTTCAGGAGTTCACAGACGCCCTCTCAGGTGAGGACTACGTAAGCGTGTCATACCTGAAGCCagtgctccatctcctcagaaCAGCAACGCTTGCTGAAACTGACCAGGACACGAATCTCACCAAGGAGATCAAATCAAGAGCTCTCCACTACattgaagagaaatacagcgacccagtgacacaggagctcttggacatcacatccttccttgatccaagattcaagaagagctacataagtgaagagaatgtcccatacatcaaagacagagtgaagatggaaatggaacaggtggcacaaaag gagcagAGGGCTTGTGTCACAACCCATCCCATGCCCCtgagtgcagaagaagaaccaccATCCACCTCTACAAAGCGAAAGCGGTCACTGGGCAGCTTTTTCAAGACCAAGGCGGTCCCTGCTTCCTCTACTGTGCAGTTGGAGGATACCATTAAAGCAGAACTGGACAACTACCTCATAACTCCTACCATTGATGGAGAGCAAGATCCACTGGCCTGGTGGAGAGTGCACAATGTCAACTTCCCATGGCTTAGCAAGTTGGCTCGTAAGTACCTTTGCATACCAGCAATGAgtgcaccatcagagagactgTTCAGTGCCAGTGGCAATATTGTCACATGTCAGCGTGCAAGTCTGAAGCCAGCAAAGGttgacatgttggttttcttggccaaaaatctctga